A genomic region of Mesorhizobium sp. NZP2077 contains the following coding sequences:
- the leuD gene encoding 3-isopropylmalate dehydratase small subunit yields the protein MEKFTKLTGVAAPMPIVNVDTDMIIPKDYLKTIKRTGLGTGLFAEMRYKDDGSENPDFVLNKPAYRKAQILVAGDNFGCGSSREHAPWALLDFGIRCIISTSFADIFYNNCFKNGVLPITVSPEDLEKLMDDASRGSNATLSIDLEAKEIRGPDGGVVTFDLDDFKRHCMLNGLDDIGLTMEKAGAIASFEKKNAEQRPWA from the coding sequence ATGGAAAAATTCACCAAGCTCACCGGCGTCGCCGCTCCGATGCCGATCGTCAATGTCGACACCGACATGATCATCCCGAAGGATTATCTCAAGACGATCAAGCGCACCGGGCTCGGCACCGGCCTGTTCGCCGAAATGCGCTACAAGGACGACGGTTCGGAAAACCCGGATTTCGTGCTCAACAAGCCGGCTTACCGCAAGGCGCAGATCCTGGTCGCCGGCGACAATTTCGGCTGCGGCTCATCGCGCGAGCACGCACCGTGGGCGCTGCTCGATTTCGGCATACGCTGCATCATCTCTACCTCGTTCGCCGACATCTTCTACAACAACTGCTTCAAGAACGGCGTGCTGCCGATCACCGTCAGCCCCGAGGATCTGGAGAAGCTGATGGATGACGCCTCGCGCGGCTCCAACGCCACTTTGTCGATCGACCTCGAAGCCAAGGAAATCCGCGGCCCCGATGGCGGCGTCGTCACCTTCGACCTCGACGATTTCAAGCGCCACTGCATGCTCAACGGCCTCGACGACATCGGCCTGACCATGGAGAAGGCCGGCGCCATCGCCTCGTTCGAGAAGAAGAACGCCGAACAGCGCCCCTGGGCCTGA
- a CDS encoding RidA family protein, with protein MRKLISTGSPFEKTAGYSRAVVQGDWCFVSGTTGYDYATMTMPETVEAQTRNCLATIGKALADGGFDMADVVRAHYYITDQAFVDVVFPILGETFGDIRPAATMIVCQLNKPEMKIEIEVTALRRTA; from the coding sequence ATGCGCAAACTCATCTCCACCGGCTCGCCCTTCGAAAAGACAGCCGGCTATTCGCGCGCCGTGGTGCAGGGCGACTGGTGTTTCGTCTCGGGGACGACCGGCTATGACTATGCGACGATGACGATGCCGGAGACGGTCGAGGCGCAGACGCGCAATTGCCTGGCGACGATCGGCAAGGCGCTGGCTGACGGTGGGTTCGACATGGCTGATGTGGTGCGGGCGCATTATTACATCACCGACCAGGCCTTCGTGGATGTGGTCTTCCCGATCCTCGGCGAGACGTTCGGCGACATCAGGCCGGCGGCGACGATGATCGTCTGCCAGCTCAACAAGCCGGAAATGAAGATCGAGATCGAAGTCACGGCGCTGCGGCGGACGGCCTGA
- a CDS encoding VOC family protein: MKVKRIIANIGTHDITAAKRFYQDVLGLDLLMDHGWIATYGSHETMDVQISFAEQGGSGTPVPDLSIEVDDVEAALEGMKAAGFAIEYGPADEPWGVRRFYVRDPLGRLVNILSHR, translated from the coding sequence ATGAAGGTCAAACGCATCATCGCCAATATAGGCACGCACGACATCACGGCTGCGAAGCGCTTCTACCAGGACGTGCTTGGCCTTGATTTGCTCATGGATCACGGCTGGATCGCCACGTATGGCTCGCACGAAACAATGGACGTGCAGATCAGCTTTGCCGAGCAAGGCGGATCGGGCACGCCGGTGCCGGATCTGTCGATCGAGGTCGACGATGTCGAGGCGGCACTCGAAGGCATGAAGGCGGCCGGCTTCGCCATCGAATACGGACCGGCCGACGAACCCTGGGGCGTGCGGCGCTTCTACGTGCGCGATCCCCTGGGCCGGCTGGTCAACATTCTCTCGCATCGGTGA